From the genome of Bacteroides sp. MSB163, one region includes:
- a CDS encoding efflux RND transporter permease subunit has product MKLDRFINRPVLSTVISVLIVILGLIGLATLPITQYPDIAPPTVSVRATYTGANAQTVLNSVIAPLEDQINGVENMMYMTSNATNSGSADISVYFKQGTNPDMAAVNVQNRVSMAQGLLPAEVTKVGVTTQKRQTSMLMVFSIYDETDQYNIEFLENYANINLIPEVKRVAGVGDAMVLGTDYSMRIWLKPDVMAQYKLIPNDVAAALAEQNIEAAPGQFGERGNQTFQYTIRYKGRLQQSEEFENIVIKAMENGEVLRLKDIADIELGRLTYSFNNTVNGHKAVSCIVFQMAGSNATQTISDLETLLNDYSDKLPAGLHINIAQSANDFLFASIHEVIKTLIEAFILVFIVVYVFLQDFRSTLIPAIAIPVALIATFFVLKLIGFSINLLTLSAMVLAIAIVVDDAIVVVEGVHAKLDQGYKSARAASIDAMSELGGAIVSITLVMMSVFIPVSFMGGTAGIFYRQFGLTMAIAIGFSALNALTLSPALCAIFLKPHDEHGEKKSTFISRFHTGFNVAYDKMLKKYKNNVLFFIQKKWLSFGLVAGSIVLLIFFMKITPTGMVPNEDTGTIMGVVTLPPGTSQERAQEVLHRVDSLVAAEPAVASRTVISGYSFIGGQGPSYGSIIIKLKNWDERSTMQNSNIVYITLFMRAQKIIKEAQVLFFAPPMISGYSASSDIELNMQDKTGGDLNHFFDVVKSYNAALEARPEINSAKTTFNPSFPQYMLDIDAAACKKAGISPSDILSTMQGYFGGLYASNFNSFGKMYRVMVQAEPEATKNLESLSSIKVRNGDEMAPITQFVSIKKVYGPDIISRFNLYTSMKVMVAPASGYTSGQALAAIAEVAKENLPAGFAYELGGMAREEAETSGSTTGLIFVLCFVFVYLLLSAQYESYILPLAVLLSIPFGLLGSFLFVNGMSAIGNISILKMIMGSMSNDIYMQIALIMLMGLLAKNAILIIEFALDRRKMGMSITWAAVLGAAARLRPILMTSLAMIVGLIPLMMASGAGANGNRTLGTSAIGGMLIGMILQIFIVPALFVAFQYLQEKIKPMEWADVDNSDAEPEIEQYTK; this is encoded by the coding sequence ATGAAATTAGATAGATTTATTAATCGTCCGGTACTATCTACGGTAATCTCCGTGCTGATAGTGATCCTGGGTCTTATTGGTCTGGCAACCTTGCCTATCACCCAATACCCGGACATTGCACCGCCAACCGTATCGGTGCGCGCCACCTACACGGGTGCCAACGCCCAAACGGTGTTGAACTCCGTTATTGCACCGCTGGAAGACCAGATCAACGGTGTAGAGAACATGATGTACATGACTTCCAATGCCACCAACAGTGGTTCCGCTGATATTTCCGTTTACTTCAAGCAGGGAACCAATCCGGATATGGCTGCCGTAAACGTACAGAACCGTGTATCTATGGCACAAGGTCTGCTGCCTGCTGAAGTAACCAAGGTAGGTGTGACGACACAAAAGAGACAGACTTCTATGTTGATGGTATTCTCTATTTATGATGAGACGGACCAATACAACATCGAATTCCTCGAAAACTATGCCAACATCAACCTTATTCCTGAAGTAAAACGTGTGGCCGGTGTAGGTGACGCAATGGTGTTGGGTACTGACTACTCCATGCGTATCTGGCTGAAGCCTGACGTAATGGCTCAGTATAAATTGATACCTAATGATGTAGCGGCAGCTTTGGCAGAACAGAATATCGAGGCTGCCCCCGGACAGTTTGGTGAACGTGGTAACCAGACATTCCAATATACAATACGTTACAAAGGACGTCTGCAACAGTCGGAAGAATTTGAGAACATCGTTATCAAAGCAATGGAAAACGGAGAAGTACTCCGTCTGAAAGATATTGCTGATATCGAGTTGGGACGTCTGACCTATAGTTTCAATAACACCGTAAACGGTCATAAGGCCGTCAGCTGTATTGTATTCCAGATGGCCGGAAGTAATGCTACACAAACCATCAGTGACCTGGAGACATTGTTGAATGACTATTCCGATAAACTGCCCGCAGGCTTGCATATCAATATTGCACAGAGTGCCAACGACTTCTTGTTCGCCTCTATTCATGAGGTAATCAAGACATTGATCGAGGCCTTTATCCTGGTGTTCATCGTAGTATATGTCTTCCTGCAGGATTTCCGTTCTACATTGATTCCTGCCATCGCTATTCCGGTAGCATTGATCGCAACGTTCTTCGTACTGAAACTAATCGGCTTCAGTATCAACTTGCTGACCCTTTCAGCCATGGTGCTCGCCATTGCGATAGTGGTCGACGATGCCATAGTCGTCGTCGAGGGTGTCCATGCGAAGTTGGACCAGGGGTATAAGTCTGCCCGTGCCGCTTCCATCGATGCCATGAGTGAACTGGGTGGTGCCATCGTTTCTATTACGCTGGTCATGATGTCTGTATTTATCCCTGTAAGTTTCATGGGTGGTACGGCAGGTATATTTTACCGGCAGTTCGGTCTGACGATGGCTATCGCTATCGGTTTCTCCGCATTGAACGCTTTGACGTTGAGTCCGGCATTGTGTGCCATCTTCCTGAAACCGCATGATGAGCATGGTGAAAAGAAATCGACATTTATCAGCCGTTTCCATACAGGCTTCAATGTAGCTTATGACAAGATGCTGAAGAAATACAAAAATAATGTATTGTTCTTCATCCAAAAGAAATGGTTGAGTTTCGGTCTTGTAGCCGGTTCCATCGTATTACTGATTTTCTTCATGAAGATTACTCCGACGGGTATGGTGCCTAACGAAGATACGGGTACTATCATGGGTGTAGTAACTCTGCCTCCGGGTACTTCACAGGAACGCGCACAAGAGGTGCTGCACCGTGTAGACAGCCTTGTGGCCGCCGAACCGGCTGTTGCATCCCGTACAGTGATTTCCGGTTATAGCTTCATCGGCGGACAGGGACCTTCTTACGGTTCTATCATCATCAAGCTGAAAAACTGGGACGAACGTTCCACAATGCAGAATTCAAACATCGTCTACATCACGCTCTTTATGCGTGCACAGAAGATTATCAAAGAAGCGCAGGTACTGTTCTTCGCTCCTCCTATGATTTCTGGTTACTCTGCATCCAGCGACATCGAGTTGAATATGCAGGATAAGACCGGTGGTGACCTGAACCACTTCTTCGATGTAGTGAAATCTTATAATGCCGCATTGGAAGCACGCCCGGAAATCAACTCGGCAAAGACGACCTTCAATCCGAGCTTCCCGCAGTATATGCTGGACATCGACGCTGCTGCCTGTAAGAAAGCGGGTATCAGTCCGAGCGACATCCTCAGCACTATGCAGGGGTACTTCGGCGGTCTGTATGCTTCTAACTTTAACAGTTTCGGTAAGATGTACCGTGTAATGGTTCAGGCAGAGCCGGAAGCAACCAAGAATCTGGAATCATTGTCCAGCATCAAGGTGCGCAACGGCGATGAAATGGCCCCGATAACTCAGTTCGTTTCCATCAAGAAGGTATACGGACCCGATATTATCAGCCGCTTCAACTTGTATACTTCTATGAAAGTAATGGTTGCCCCAGCTTCCGGATATACTTCCGGTCAGGCACTGGCGGCTATCGCCGAGGTTGCCAAAGAGAACCTACCTGCCGGTTTCGCTTACGAATTGGGAGGTATGGCACGTGAAGAAGCCGAAACCAGTGGTAGCACCACAGGATTGATCTTCGTTCTCTGCTTCGTATTCGTTTACCTGTTGCTGAGTGCACAGTATGAAAGTTACATCTTGCCGCTTGCCGTACTGTTGTCTATTCCGTTTGGTCTGTTGGGTAGCTTCCTGTTCGTCAACGGTATGAGCGCCATCGGTAATATCTCCATTCTGAAAATGATAATGGGGTCCATGTCCAACGACATTTATATGCAGATTGCATTGATCATGTTGATGGGTCTGTTGGCGAAGAATGCCATCTTAATTATTGAGTTTGCCCTCGACCGTCGCAAGATGGGTATGAGTATTACGTGGGCAGCCGTACTGGGTGCCGCAGCCCGTCTGCGTCCTATCTTGATGACATCACTGGCCATGATCGTCGGTTTGATTCCGTTGATGATGGCATCCGGTGCAGGTGCCAATGGTAACCGTACGCTGGGTACCTCTGCCATCGGCGGTATGTTAATCGGTATGATTCTTCAGATCTTTATCGTACCGGCCCTGTTCGTTGCATTCCAATATCTGCAAGAGAAGATTAAACCGATGGAATGGGCTGATGTGGATAACTCTGATGCAGAACCTGAAATTGAGCAATACACGAAATAA
- a CDS encoding TolC family protein, whose amino-acid sequence MKKQIITLMCATALLSSCHIYKSYDRPEDITAAGLYRDTTAVNDTLAADTANFGNLPWREVFTDPQLQALIEQALANNPDLRSAALNVKKAEAALMSARLAYAPTLALSPQGTVSSWDKGKATQTYSLPVTASWQIDLFGQILNPKRGAQVSLKQTQFYEQAVQTQVIANVANIYYTLLMLDRQLQITESTADILKKNVETVEAMKDAGIYNTTSAGVEQTRAAYAQVLASLPGMRQSIRETENALCLMLNQPAQEIERGVLENQQLPTEFSAGIPLQLLSNRPDVKAAEMSLAASYYDTNSARAAFYPQITLSGSAGWTNSAGSAIVNPGKLLASAIGSLTQPLFYRGANIARLKQAKAQEEQSKIQFQTTLLKAGNEVSNALYQYQMTSEKAVSREIQVNSARKAAEDTKELFNLGTSTYLEVLSAEQSYLSAQTSEVSDTFDRMQAVISLYQALGGGRK is encoded by the coding sequence ATGAAGAAACAAATTATAACTCTGATGTGTGCAACTGCTCTTTTAAGTAGTTGCCATATCTACAAATCATACGACAGACCCGAAGATATTACGGCTGCCGGACTGTATCGCGACACGACAGCTGTGAACGATACACTGGCTGCGGATACAGCAAACTTCGGCAACCTGCCTTGGAGGGAAGTATTTACCGACCCTCAGTTGCAAGCGCTCATCGAACAAGCACTTGCCAATAATCCAGATTTGCGCAGCGCCGCTCTGAACGTGAAGAAGGCAGAAGCTGCACTTATGTCTGCACGTCTGGCTTATGCTCCCACGCTTGCACTGTCTCCGCAAGGAACCGTAAGCAGCTGGGATAAGGGAAAAGCTACGCAAACTTATTCGCTTCCTGTTACAGCAAGCTGGCAAATTGATCTGTTCGGTCAGATACTGAACCCGAAACGTGGTGCACAGGTGTCTCTGAAACAGACACAGTTCTATGAACAAGCGGTGCAAACTCAGGTAATCGCTAATGTAGCCAATATATACTACACATTGTTGATGCTCGACCGCCAGTTGCAGATAACAGAATCCACAGCCGATATCCTGAAAAAGAATGTGGAAACCGTAGAGGCTATGAAGGATGCAGGCATATACAATACGACTTCTGCCGGAGTAGAACAAACCCGTGCAGCTTACGCGCAGGTGCTGGCATCTCTGCCAGGCATGCGCCAAAGCATTCGTGAAACAGAAAATGCTCTTTGCCTGATGTTGAATCAACCGGCACAGGAAATAGAACGCGGTGTATTGGAAAACCAGCAATTACCGACAGAATTTTCAGCCGGTATCCCTTTGCAACTATTGTCTAACCGCCCCGATGTAAAGGCTGCCGAGATGTCTCTTGCTGCAAGTTATTACGATACTAACAGCGCACGTGCGGCTTTCTATCCGCAGATTACATTGAGTGGTTCGGCAGGATGGACTAACAGTGCAGGTTCTGCAATTGTGAATCCGGGTAAGTTACTGGCTTCCGCCATAGGGTCATTGACACAACCGTTGTTCTATCGCGGCGCTAATATCGCCCGTCTGAAACAGGCCAAAGCACAGGAAGAGCAATCCAAAATCCAGTTCCAGACCACTTTGCTGAAAGCTGGAAACGAAGTGAGCAACGCCTTATATCAATATCAGATGACTTCCGAAAAGGCTGTTTCTCGTGAAATCCAGGTAAATTCCGCCCGTAAAGCTGCGGAAGATACAAAAGAATTGTTTAACTTAGGCACGTCAACGTATCTGGAAGTTCTGTCTGCTGAGCAATCTTACCTCAGTGCACAAACCTCCGAGGTATCCGACACTTTCGACCGCATGCAAGCTGTTATCAGCCTGTACCAGGCGCTCGGAGGAGGCAGAAAGTAA
- the lpxA gene encoding acyl-ACP--UDP-N-acetylglucosamine O-acyltransferase, whose protein sequence is MISPLAFVDPAAKLGKNVTVQPFAYIEGDVEIGDDCIIMSGARILDGTRMGQKNKVHHGAVLGTTPQDFHYTGEKSMLIIGDQNDIRENVVVSRATHEGDATRIGNENFLMDSVHLCHDVQIGNHCVLGLKTIVAGDCRISDFTILSSNVILQQKCHIGSWVLIQSGCRIAKDVPPYVIMNGNPASYHGINAVVLQHKHQVSERILRHIVNAYRLIYQGNFSIHDALQKIEDQVPMSDEIHNIINFVRDSKGIVK, encoded by the coding sequence ATGATAAGTCCATTAGCATTTGTAGATCCTGCCGCAAAGCTCGGCAAGAATGTAACGGTCCAGCCTTTTGCATATATCGAAGGCGATGTGGAAATTGGAGATGATTGTATCATCATGTCCGGTGCGCGTATCCTCGACGGTACGCGTATGGGGCAAAAGAATAAAGTGCATCATGGAGCCGTACTTGGTACCACCCCGCAAGATTTCCACTATACAGGTGAGAAAAGTATGTTGATCATCGGCGACCAGAACGACATTCGCGAGAACGTGGTTGTGAGCCGCGCTACACATGAAGGAGATGCTACACGTATCGGAAACGAGAACTTTCTGATGGATAGCGTACACCTTTGCCATGACGTGCAAATAGGTAACCATTGTGTACTGGGACTTAAGACTATCGTAGCCGGTGACTGTCGTATCAGCGACTTTACGATTCTAAGCAGTAACGTCATCTTGCAACAGAAATGCCACATCGGAAGTTGGGTACTGATACAGTCAGGATGCCGCATTGCGAAAGATGTACCACCGTATGTTATCATGAACGGTAATCCGGCAAGTTATCACGGAATTAATGCTGTTGTGCTACAGCACAAGCACCAGGTTTCCGAACGCATTCTACGCCATATCGTAAATGCTTACCGACTGATTTATCAAGGTAACTTCAGCATCCACGATGCCTTGCAAAAGATTGAGGACCAAGTGCCGATGAGTGATGAGATACACAATATCATCAACTTCGTGCGAGATTCCAAAGGCATTGTAAAATAA
- a CDS encoding DNA/RNA non-specific endonuclease, translated as MMRKKKKQTNSKKQLTLLIILIICSIVTTYQTTNSKEKATGIEQTETIVQNLPLNSDIYIKQTIAPGIPEILLQRTGYLVSYNSNTRIANWVAWKLTPERLKENTERINSFRPDPDLPKSKAVTTQDYKGSGWDRGHLCPAGDNKWDREAMIESFYMTNICPQHHNLNRGDWNELEQKCRKWVKKDSCLYIVAGPIFYDRKPQTIGEHKVAVPDAFFKVILSLHKRPKAIGFIYKNNEGNNPLDSYVNTVDEVERITGIDFFPALPDDIEKAVEASYNLKDWK; from the coding sequence ATTATGAGAAAGAAGAAAAAACAAACGAATAGCAAGAAACAACTGACGCTCCTGATTATCCTGATCATATGCAGCATCGTCACCACTTATCAAACAACGAACTCTAAAGAAAAAGCTACTGGTATTGAACAAACAGAAACCATCGTTCAGAATCTTCCCCTGAATTCTGATATATACATCAAGCAAACCATTGCCCCAGGTATCCCCGAAATACTGTTGCAACGCACCGGATACCTCGTATCCTACAACTCCAACACCCGCATAGCCAACTGGGTAGCCTGGAAACTGACTCCCGAACGTTTAAAGGAAAATACCGAGCGAATCAATAGCTTCCGTCCCGACCCTGACCTACCTAAGAGTAAAGCCGTCACCACGCAAGACTATAAAGGTAGTGGCTGGGACCGTGGGCACCTTTGTCCGGCAGGTGACAACAAATGGGACCGTGAAGCCATGATAGAAAGTTTCTACATGACCAACATCTGTCCCCAGCACCATAATCTAAACCGGGGCGACTGGAACGAACTGGAACAAAAATGCCGCAAGTGGGTGAAAAAAGACAGTTGTCTTTACATTGTAGCCGGCCCTATCTTCTATGACCGGAAGCCACAGACCATAGGCGAGCATAAAGTGGCCGTGCCGGATGCTTTCTTTAAAGTGATACTTTCTCTGCACAAAAGGCCGAAAGCCATCGGATTTATCTATAAAAACAACGAAGGGAATAATCCACTGGACTCTTATGTAAACACTGTGGATGAAGTGGAGCGGATCACAGGGATAGACTTCTTCCCCGCCCTTCCCGATGATATAGAAAAGGCGGTAGAAGCAAGCTATAATTTGAAAGACTGGAAATAG
- a CDS encoding carbohydrate-binding family 9-like protein, giving the protein MSKRTPAYLVLKSAVLFLSLLCFYSLSATNLQKKEMKELNVKKVSLANVAVENVPALLDKEKVDFQPINTVNWEAFPYQPEVQFRIAHTDDAILVHYKVKEASVRAVATGDNGAVWEDACVEFFSIPAGDGIYYNVECNCVGTLLIGAGAGRSNREHAPQEVMDKVQRWSSLGREPFEERVEACSWELALVIPYSAFFKHQITSLDGKTVRANFYKCGDKLQTPHFLSWNPINLEKPNFHCPEFFGILNFE; this is encoded by the coding sequence ATGAGTAAAAGAACCCCTGCATACTTGGTGTTGAAATCAGCAGTCTTGTTTTTATCTCTGCTCTGTTTTTATTCCTTGTCTGCAACTAACCTCCAAAAGAAAGAAATGAAAGAGTTGAATGTAAAGAAAGTGAGTCTGGCTAATGTGGCGGTGGAGAATGTTCCTGCTTTGCTGGACAAAGAAAAGGTCGATTTCCAGCCGATCAATACGGTGAATTGGGAAGCATTTCCTTATCAGCCGGAAGTGCAGTTCCGTATTGCCCATACAGACGATGCGATTTTGGTTCATTATAAAGTAAAGGAAGCTAGTGTGCGTGCTGTAGCAACGGGAGATAACGGTGCTGTATGGGAAGATGCTTGCGTAGAATTCTTTTCTATTCCTGCGGGAGACGGTATTTATTATAATGTAGAGTGTAACTGTGTGGGGACTTTGCTGATCGGTGCAGGTGCCGGACGTAGCAATCGCGAACATGCTCCGCAAGAAGTAATGGATAAGGTGCAGCGTTGGTCTTCTCTGGGACGCGAACCTTTTGAAGAACGGGTAGAAGCGTGCAGCTGGGAATTGGCATTAGTCATTCCTTATTCTGCTTTTTTTAAACATCAAATCACCAGTCTTGACGGAAAGACGGTTCGTGCCAATTTCTACAAATGCGGTGATAAATTACAAACACCTCATTTCCTCTCATGGAATCCTATTAATCTGGAAAAACCAAATTTCCACTGTCCCGAATTCTTCGGTATATTGAATTTTGAGTAA
- a CDS encoding phosphotransferase enzyme family protein, producing MNNLQSIVSHFNTKGTVNEIQPLGSGLINDTYKVTTLEAGAPDYVLQRINHAIFQNVEMLQANIEAVTRHIRKKLTEQGADDIDRKVLSFIPADTGKTYWYDGENYWRIMTFIPNAKTYETVDAEYSYYAGVAFGNFQAMLADIPDTLGETIPDFHNMEFRLKQLRDAVAADAVGRVKEVQYYLDEIEKRADEMCKGERLYREGKLPKRVCHCDTKVNNMMFDEEGKVLCVIDLDTVMPNFIFSDFGDFLRSAANTGAEDDENLDNVNFNMEIFKAFAKGYLESAKVFLLPIEIENLPYAAALFPYMQCVRFLADYINGDTYYKIKYPEHNLVRTKAQFKLLQSAEEHTLEMKELIKESLV from the coding sequence ATGAATAACCTCCAATCCATTGTATCCCATTTCAATACGAAGGGTACAGTTAATGAAATTCAGCCTTTGGGCAGCGGACTGATCAATGACACGTACAAAGTGACTACTCTGGAAGCCGGCGCGCCCGACTATGTATTGCAACGTATCAACCACGCTATCTTCCAAAATGTGGAGATGTTGCAGGCAAACATTGAAGCCGTTACCCGGCATATCCGCAAGAAACTTACGGAACAGGGAGCGGATGATATCGATCGTAAGGTGCTTTCTTTTATTCCTGCCGATACGGGAAAAACGTATTGGTACGATGGAGAAAACTATTGGCGCATCATGACTTTCATCCCCAATGCAAAGACTTATGAAACGGTGGATGCGGAATATTCTTATTATGCCGGTGTAGCTTTTGGCAATTTCCAGGCGATGCTTGCGGATATTCCGGATACGCTGGGAGAGACGATCCCTGACTTCCATAATATGGAGTTTCGTCTGAAACAGCTTCGGGATGCCGTGGCTGCGGATGCGGTGGGCCGGGTGAAAGAAGTGCAATATTATCTGGATGAGATTGAAAAGCGTGCAGACGAAATGTGTAAAGGTGAACGTTTGTATCGTGAGGGTAAATTGCCTAAACGTGTATGTCACTGCGATACGAAGGTGAACAATATGATGTTCGATGAAGAAGGGAAAGTACTTTGTGTGATTGATCTTGATACCGTAATGCCCAATTTTATCTTTTCCGATTTTGGAGACTTCCTTCGTTCAGCAGCCAATACGGGCGCCGAGGATGATGAAAATCTGGATAATGTGAATTTCAATATGGAAATATTCAAGGCGTTTGCAAAAGGTTATCTGGAATCTGCGAAAGTCTTTTTGCTTCCGATAGAGATTGAGAACTTGCCGTATGCCGCTGCGTTGTTCCCCTATATGCAGTGTGTTCGTTTTTTGGCAGATTATATTAATGGTGATACTTATTATAAGATTAAATATCCGGAACACAACCTTGTACGTACAAAAGCGCAGTTCAAATTGCTTCAGAGTGCCGAGGAACATACACTGGAGATGAAGGAGCTTATAAAGGAATCATTGGTATGA